A part of Ziziphus jujuba cultivar Dongzao chromosome 8, ASM3175591v1 genomic DNA contains:
- the LOC132799266 gene encoding uncharacterized protein LOC132799266, whose amino-acid sequence MIERRLAEICLNSGLRANPHIESKLKKWKKQYGIIYDMLNKSGFGWNDSLKCVEVDSDEVWKAYVQSNPSAKGWRGKSFPMYERLATVFGKDRVTGHGAQTPIDMVNDLNLDSGNEQFNDACSPMSMNEIHSEPSTRPKSKEKIWIEG is encoded by the exons ATGATTGAGAGGCGATTAGCTGAGATATGTCTTAATTCGGGGTTGCGAGCAAATCCACACATTGagtcaaaattgaaaaagtggaagaagcaatacggtataatatatgatatgctaaacaaaagtgggtttggatggaatgactctcttaaatgtgtggaaGTTGATAGTGACGAAGTTTggaaagcatatgtgcag agtaatccaAGTGCAAAGGGGTGGAGAGGTAAATCGTTTCCGATGTATGAGAGGCTTGCTACAGTTTTTGGAAAGGATCGGGTAAcaggacatggagcacaaactccgATTGATATGGTCAATGATTTGAATTTGGATAGTGGGAATGAACAATTTAATGATGCGTGTTCTCCTATGTCTATGAATGAAATACATAGTGAACCGTCCACCCGACCTAAATCAAAAGAGAAAATCTGGATTGAAGGATGA